A genomic segment from Nocardiopsis sp. Huas11 encodes:
- a CDS encoding helix-turn-helix transcriptional regulator — protein MTGAGHAAGEEADGVLAALADPTRRRLLDLLAARGEASATALAERLPVTRQAVVKHLSVLDEAGLVTGRRVGREVRYTVRPAALDATARWMAALAVDWDRRLAAVKRVAEAAERQDPRA, from the coding sequence GTGACCGGGGCAGGACACGCCGCGGGGGAGGAGGCCGACGGCGTCCTGGCCGCCCTGGCCGACCCCACACGGCGCCGACTGCTCGACCTGCTCGCCGCCCGCGGCGAGGCCAGTGCGACGGCCCTGGCCGAACGACTGCCGGTCACCCGGCAGGCGGTGGTCAAGCACCTGTCCGTCCTCGACGAGGCCGGGCTGGTCACCGGACGCCGGGTCGGACGCGAGGTGCGCTACACGGTCCGGCCCGCCGCGCTCGACGCGACGGCCCGGTGGATGGCCGCGCTCGCGGTCGACTGGGACCGGCGCCTGGCGGCGGTCAAACGTGTCGCCGAGGCCGCCGAACGCCAGGATCCGCGGGCCTGA
- a CDS encoding rhamnulokinase family protein, whose amino-acid sequence MSAAHSVHAAVDLGASSGRVITGRLEGGRLHTEEVARFPNGAVAVPRGGRDTLYWDILSLYKGVLEGLRTAAEAHGGLASVGIDSWAVDYGLLDGDGGLLGNPVHYRDARTTGAPQKVFEHLPADRMYAVNGLQVQQFNTVFQLAAAAGDADLSLAHDALLVPDLLGYWLTGERVWELTNASTTGLVDARTRTWAKECLDVLEGPFAVPVRGLTSRLVEPGTVVGPLSRRESVGAAAGAPLVAVGSHDTASAVVAVPAQTPNFAYVSCGTWSLVGVELDAPVRTERGRAANFTNELGVDGTVRYLRNVMGLWVLQESLRTWREQGREVDLADLLRRAGAVPALSCVVDVDDARFLPPGDMPARVAELAAETGQRPPADDAELARCVIDSLALAYRRAVRQAAELSGRDIDVVHVVGGGAHNTLLCQLTADATGLPVVAGPTEGAAIGNLLVQARAVGAVEGDLAALRRIVAASTETRRYTPTGPTGPWAAAEARLWG is encoded by the coding sequence ATGAGCGCCGCGCACTCCGTCCACGCCGCGGTCGACCTCGGCGCCTCCAGCGGCCGGGTCATCACCGGCCGCCTGGAGGGCGGGCGCCTGCACACCGAGGAGGTCGCCCGCTTCCCCAACGGAGCCGTCGCGGTCCCCCGCGGGGGGCGCGACACCCTGTACTGGGACATCCTGTCCCTGTACAAGGGCGTCCTGGAGGGACTGCGCACGGCCGCCGAGGCGCACGGCGGACTGGCCTCGGTGGGCATCGACTCCTGGGCGGTCGACTACGGCCTCCTGGACGGCGACGGCGGGCTCCTGGGCAACCCGGTGCACTACCGCGACGCCCGGACCACCGGCGCTCCGCAGAAGGTGTTCGAGCACCTGCCCGCGGACCGGATGTACGCGGTCAACGGGTTGCAGGTCCAGCAGTTCAACACGGTCTTCCAGCTGGCCGCCGCGGCCGGCGACGCCGACCTGTCGCTGGCCCACGACGCGCTGCTCGTCCCCGACCTGCTGGGCTACTGGCTGACGGGGGAGCGGGTGTGGGAGCTGACCAACGCCTCCACCACGGGGCTGGTCGACGCCCGCACCCGGACCTGGGCCAAGGAGTGCCTGGACGTGCTGGAGGGCCCGTTCGCGGTGCCGGTCCGCGGCCTGACCTCGCGCCTGGTCGAACCGGGCACGGTCGTGGGACCGCTGAGCCGGCGGGAGTCGGTGGGCGCCGCCGCGGGCGCGCCGCTGGTCGCGGTGGGCTCGCACGACACCGCCTCGGCGGTGGTCGCGGTTCCGGCCCAGACGCCGAACTTCGCCTACGTCTCGTGCGGGACGTGGTCCCTGGTCGGGGTGGAGCTGGACGCTCCGGTGCGCACCGAGCGCGGCCGGGCCGCCAACTTCACCAACGAGCTCGGCGTGGACGGCACCGTGCGCTACCTGCGCAACGTCATGGGGCTGTGGGTGCTGCAGGAGTCCCTGCGCACCTGGCGTGAGCAGGGCCGGGAGGTCGACCTCGCGGACCTGCTGCGCCGCGCGGGCGCGGTGCCCGCCCTGTCGTGCGTGGTGGACGTGGACGACGCGCGCTTCCTGCCGCCGGGCGACATGCCCGCGCGTGTGGCGGAGCTGGCGGCCGAGACCGGGCAGCGCCCGCCGGCCGACGACGCCGAGCTGGCCCGGTGCGTCATCGACTCGCTGGCCCTGGCCTATCGCCGCGCGGTGCGCCAGGCCGCCGAGCTCAGTGGTCGGGACATCGACGTCGTGCACGTGGTCGGCGGGGGAGCGCACAACACCCTGCTGTGCCAACTGACCGCCGACGCGACCGGCCTGCCGGTCGTGGCGGGCCCCACGGAGGGCGCGGCGATCGGCAACCTGCTGGTGCAGGCCCGCGCGGTCGGCGCGGTGGAGGGCGACCTCGCGGCGCTGCGCCGGATCGTCGCCGCCTCGACCGAGACCCGCCGGTACACCCCGACGGGCCCCACGGGTCCGTGGGCCGCCGCCGAGGCCCGCCTCTGGGGCTAG
- a CDS encoding HAD family phosphatase, whose product MDAVLFDMFGVIARDQSEEGRSALVETAGASAEDFWSAYWHPRQDYDRGDLDGPGFWRAVGERLGTAFDDATAAKLVELDVHSWSLVDEEMVSFVGALAADGVKLGLLSNIPFENADYFERHHTRVLDLFEVLGLSCRLNLAKPEAAAYQWCLDGLGVPPEKVLFVDDRQHNVDAAMALGLQGHVFTSRAALQERLGRH is encoded by the coding sequence GTGGACGCAGTGCTCTTCGACATGTTCGGTGTCATCGCCAGGGACCAGTCCGAGGAAGGGCGTTCGGCCCTGGTGGAGACGGCGGGAGCGTCGGCCGAGGACTTCTGGTCCGCCTACTGGCACCCCCGCCAGGACTACGACCGCGGCGACCTGGACGGCCCCGGCTTCTGGCGCGCGGTCGGCGAGCGCCTGGGCACCGCCTTCGACGACGCCACCGCCGCGAAACTGGTGGAACTCGACGTGCACAGCTGGTCGCTCGTGGACGAGGAGATGGTCTCGTTCGTCGGTGCGCTGGCCGCCGACGGCGTGAAACTGGGGCTGCTGTCCAACATCCCGTTCGAGAACGCCGACTACTTCGAACGGCACCACACGCGCGTGCTGGACCTGTTCGAGGTGCTGGGCCTGTCGTGCCGGCTGAACCTCGCCAAGCCCGAGGCCGCGGCCTACCAGTGGTGCCTGGACGGCCTGGGGGTGCCGCCCGAGAAGGTGCTGTTCGTCGACGACCGGCAGCACAACGTGGACGCCGCGATGGCACTGGGCCTACAGGGACACGTGTTCACCTCGCGCGCCGCCCTCCAGGAGCGCCTCGGCCGCCACTGA
- the rhaI gene encoding L-rhamnose isomerase — MAPSTDSRADVLDVLRRQHIELPSWAFGNSGTRFKVFGQPGVPRDPWEKIADSAEVHRLTGVAPTVALHIPWDRVDDYSALAAHARDLGIGIGTINSNVFQDDDYKLGSVTNPDPKIRRKATDHLLDCVDVMDATGSRDLKLWFSDGTNYPGQDDLRARQDRLAEALSEVYGRLGPGQRILLEYKLFEPAFYATDVPDWGTAFAHCLELGEKAVVCVDTGHHAAHTNIEFIVAFLLRAGRLGAFDFNSRFYADDDLMVGAADPFQLFRIMYEVARGGALATDTEVAFMLDQCHNIEPKIAGQIRSVMNVQEATAKALLVDADALAAAQAEGDVLAANAVMMDAFNTDVRPMLAELREDMGLAADPMAAHAASGYMERVIDERKGGTQAGWGA; from the coding sequence GTGGCACCCTCCACCGACAGCCGCGCGGACGTCCTGGACGTCCTCCGACGCCAGCACATCGAGCTCCCCTCCTGGGCGTTCGGGAACTCCGGCACCCGCTTCAAGGTGTTCGGCCAGCCGGGCGTGCCCCGCGACCCCTGGGAGAAGATCGCCGACTCCGCCGAGGTCCACCGCCTCACCGGCGTGGCCCCCACCGTCGCCCTGCACATCCCCTGGGACCGGGTCGACGACTACTCCGCGCTCGCCGCCCACGCCCGCGACCTGGGCATCGGCATCGGCACCATCAACTCCAACGTCTTCCAGGACGACGACTACAAGCTCGGCAGCGTCACCAACCCCGACCCCAAGATCCGCCGCAAGGCCACCGACCACCTGCTGGACTGCGTCGACGTCATGGACGCCACCGGCTCCCGCGACCTCAAGCTGTGGTTCTCCGACGGCACCAACTACCCCGGCCAGGACGACCTGCGCGCCCGCCAGGACCGCCTGGCCGAGGCCCTGTCCGAGGTCTACGGCCGGCTCGGCCCCGGCCAGCGGATCCTGCTGGAGTACAAGCTCTTCGAACCGGCCTTCTACGCCACGGACGTCCCCGACTGGGGCACCGCCTTCGCGCACTGCCTCGAACTCGGTGAGAAGGCCGTGGTCTGCGTCGACACCGGCCACCACGCCGCGCACACCAACATCGAGTTCATCGTCGCCTTCCTGCTGCGCGCGGGCCGCCTGGGCGCCTTCGACTTCAACTCCCGCTTCTACGCCGACGACGACCTCATGGTCGGCGCCGCCGACCCCTTCCAGCTCTTCCGCATCATGTACGAGGTCGCCCGCGGCGGCGCCCTGGCCACCGACACCGAGGTGGCCTTCATGCTCGACCAGTGCCACAACATCGAGCCGAAGATCGCCGGCCAGATCCGTTCGGTCATGAACGTGCAGGAGGCCACCGCCAAGGCCCTGCTCGTGGACGCCGACGCCCTGGCCGCGGCCCAGGCCGAGGGCGACGTCCTGGCCGCCAACGCCGTCATGATGGACGCCTTCAACACCGACGTGCGCCCCATGCTCGCCGAACTGCGCGAGGACATGGGCCTGGCCGCCGACCCCATGGCCGCCCACGCCGCCTCCGGCTACATGGAGCGCGTCATCGACGAGCGCAAGGGCGGCACCCAGGCCGGGTGGGGCGCGTGA
- a CDS encoding bifunctional aldolase/short-chain dehydrogenase: protein MADSVIDDLIKRSNTLGADPRNTNFAGGNTSAAGTRTDPVTGQPVELLWVKGSGGDLGTLAEDGLAVLRLDRLHALVDVYPGEEREDEMVAAFDHCLFGKGGAAPSIDTAMHGLVRSAHVDHLHPDSGIALATAADGEKLTRECFGDRVVWLPWRRPGFQLGLDIAKIAEENPQAIGAILGGHGITAWADTSEQCQANSLEIIRTAEAFLAEHGRPEPFGPALEGYGALPEEQRRERAAALAPVIRGLASTDHPQVGRFTDSDVVLDFLAAAEHPRLAALGTSCPDHFLRTKVRPMVLDLPADAPLEDAVTRLRELHEEYRAEYRAYYERHATPDSPAMRGADPAIVLVPGVGMFSFGKDAKTARVAGEFYVNAINVMRGAEAVSTYRPIEESEKFRIEYWALEEAKLARMPKPKPLATRVALVTGAASGIGKAIATRLAAEGACVVVADLDADKAVEAAADLGSSDVAVGLACDVSDASAVAAAFKEASLAFGGVDLVVNNAGLSISKPLLETTERDWDLQHDVMAKGSFLVSREAARLMTAQGLGGDIVYIASKNAVFAGPNNIAYSSVKADQAHQVRLLAAELGSEGIRVNGVNPDGVVRGSGIFAGGWGAQRAKVYGVPEEELGAFYAKRTILGREVLPEHVANAVFALTAGELSHTTGLHIPVDAGVAAAFLR from the coding sequence ATGGCCGACTCCGTCATCGACGACCTCATCAAGCGCAGCAACACCCTGGGCGCCGACCCGCGCAACACCAACTTCGCCGGAGGCAACACCTCCGCCGCCGGTACCCGGACCGACCCCGTCACCGGGCAGCCCGTCGAACTGCTGTGGGTCAAGGGCTCCGGCGGCGACCTGGGCACCCTGGCCGAGGACGGCCTGGCCGTGCTCCGCCTGGACCGGCTCCACGCGCTCGTGGACGTCTACCCCGGCGAGGAGCGCGAGGACGAGATGGTCGCCGCCTTCGACCACTGCCTCTTCGGCAAGGGCGGCGCGGCACCCTCCATCGATACCGCCATGCACGGGCTCGTGCGCAGCGCGCACGTGGACCACCTGCACCCCGACTCCGGCATCGCCCTGGCCACCGCGGCCGACGGCGAGAAGCTCACCCGCGAGTGCTTCGGCGACCGCGTCGTGTGGCTGCCCTGGCGCCGACCCGGCTTCCAGCTCGGCCTGGACATCGCCAAGATCGCCGAGGAGAACCCGCAGGCCATCGGCGCGATCCTGGGCGGCCACGGCATCACCGCCTGGGCCGACACCAGCGAGCAGTGCCAGGCCAACTCCCTGGAGATCATCCGCACCGCCGAGGCCTTCCTCGCCGAGCACGGCCGCCCCGAGCCCTTCGGCCCCGCGCTGGAGGGCTACGGCGCCCTGCCCGAGGAGCAGCGCCGCGAGCGCGCCGCCGCCCTGGCCCCGGTCATCCGCGGCCTGGCCTCCACCGACCACCCGCAGGTCGGCCGCTTCACCGACAGCGACGTGGTCCTGGACTTCCTCGCCGCCGCCGAGCACCCCCGCCTGGCCGCCCTGGGCACCTCCTGCCCGGACCACTTCCTGCGCACCAAGGTGCGTCCGATGGTCCTGGACCTGCCGGCCGACGCGCCGCTGGAGGACGCCGTCACCCGGCTGCGCGAGCTCCACGAGGAGTACCGCGCCGAGTACCGCGCCTACTACGAGCGCCACGCGACCCCCGACAGCCCCGCCATGCGCGGCGCCGACCCGGCCATCGTGCTGGTGCCCGGGGTGGGCATGTTCTCCTTCGGCAAGGACGCCAAGACCGCGCGCGTGGCGGGCGAGTTCTACGTCAACGCCATCAACGTCATGCGCGGCGCCGAGGCGGTCTCCACCTACCGGCCCATCGAGGAGTCGGAGAAGTTCCGCATCGAGTACTGGGCCCTGGAGGAGGCCAAGCTCGCCCGGATGCCCAAGCCCAAGCCCCTGGCCACCCGCGTCGCCCTGGTGACCGGCGCCGCCAGCGGCATCGGCAAGGCCATCGCGACCCGCCTGGCCGCCGAGGGCGCGTGCGTGGTGGTCGCCGACCTGGACGCCGACAAGGCCGTCGAGGCCGCCGCCGACCTCGGGTCCAGCGACGTCGCCGTGGGCCTGGCCTGCGACGTCAGCGACGCCTCCGCCGTCGCCGCCGCCTTCAAGGAGGCCTCCCTGGCCTTCGGCGGGGTGGACCTGGTCGTCAACAACGCCGGACTGTCGATCTCCAAGCCGCTGCTGGAGACCACCGAGCGCGACTGGGACCTGCAGCACGACGTCATGGCCAAGGGCTCCTTCCTCGTCTCCCGCGAGGCCGCCCGGCTGATGACCGCCCAGGGCCTGGGCGGGGACATCGTCTACATCGCCTCCAAGAACGCGGTGTTCGCCGGACCCAACAACATCGCCTACTCCTCGGTCAAGGCCGACCAGGCCCACCAGGTGCGCCTGCTGGCCGCCGAGCTGGGTTCGGAGGGCATCCGCGTCAACGGCGTCAACCCCGACGGCGTCGTGCGCGGCTCCGGGATCTTCGCCGGCGGCTGGGGCGCCCAGCGGGCCAAGGTCTACGGGGTCCCCGAGGAGGAGCTGGGCGCGTTCTACGCCAAGCGCACCATCCTGGGCCGCGAGGTCCTGCCCGAGCACGTCGCCAACGCCGTGTTCGCGCTGACCGCCGGGGAGCTCTCGCACACCACCGGCCTGCACATTCCCGTCGACGCCGGCGTCGCAGCCGCCTTCCTGCGATGA
- a CDS encoding DUF4190 domain-containing protein encodes MNQQPPYEVGTPPTGFPPQGYYQPVVPAETSGLATVSLVAGIASVTPLGFLVFPPIVGAVTGALALVRIRGSAGHLKGTTMALWGTVLSGFSLLVLLVVGGFLAVAADQGATVPETVAEQAPDAVEGEPVEPAPEPAEPEPAPEAQGETVAMGEAGTTGDWEVTVTGIETQASYTDEFDFTEYPQGEFQVVQMEVSNQGTEATMFDAEEAVTLIDADGNSHAASFLVGDFFYTDINPGNSATGDVVVDVPAGTEISAVEIVDPWDFADPLTVTVN; translated from the coding sequence ATGAACCAGCAACCGCCGTACGAGGTGGGGACGCCACCCACCGGCTTTCCGCCCCAGGGCTACTACCAGCCGGTGGTCCCGGCGGAGACGTCCGGTCTGGCCACCGTCTCCCTCGTGGCCGGCATCGCCTCGGTCACCCCGCTGGGCTTCCTGGTCTTCCCGCCCATCGTCGGAGCCGTGACCGGCGCCCTGGCGCTCGTGCGGATCCGCGGCTCGGCGGGGCACCTGAAGGGCACGACCATGGCCCTGTGGGGGACCGTCCTCTCCGGGTTCTCCCTGCTCGTGCTGCTGGTGGTGGGCGGATTCCTGGCCGTGGCGGCCGACCAGGGCGCCACCGTCCCCGAGACGGTCGCCGAACAGGCCCCCGACGCGGTGGAGGGGGAGCCGGTGGAGCCGGCGCCCGAGCCCGCGGAGCCGGAGCCCGCGCCCGAAGCCCAGGGGGAGACCGTGGCCATGGGCGAGGCCGGGACCACGGGCGACTGGGAGGTCACCGTGACGGGCATCGAGACCCAGGCCTCCTACACCGACGAGTTCGATTTCACGGAGTACCCGCAGGGTGAGTTCCAGGTCGTCCAGATGGAGGTGTCCAACCAGGGGACCGAGGCCACGATGTTCGACGCCGAGGAAGCGGTGACCCTGATCGACGCGGACGGGAACAGCCACGCGGCGAGCTTCCTGGTGGGCGACTTCTTCTACACGGACATCAACCCCGGCAACTCCGCCACGGGAGACGTCGTCGTGGACGTGCCCGCGGGCACCGAGATCTCCGCGGTGGAGATCGTCGATCCCTGGGATTTCGCCGACCCCCTGACCGTCACGGTGAACTGA
- a CDS encoding FAD-dependent oxidoreductase gives MTEHTTCVIAGGGPAGMVLGLLLARGGVDVTVLEKHGDFLRDFRGDTVHPSTLRLLDELGLGERFAALPHSRVDEVALPDVHGDRVVFADLTRLRAPYPYIAMVPQWDLLNLLAEAAEQEPHFTLRMNTEVTGLTRRGGVVTGVRYRDRDGGGGEKELRADLTVGADGRGSTVRAASGLRPHETKVPFDAWWLRLPRRPDDGIEALGAGAAPGHMAVVIPREGYYQIAFLIPKGSDAERRAQGVGRFQERLAECLPALADRVDALTSMDDVKFLDVRLDRLYHWHLPGLLCIGDAAHSMSPAGGVGINLAVQDAVAAAEILAAPLRGGHPSVRDLARVRRRRWPATVLVQGVQRLMHRNVIAPVLERRRTGPPEAMTALVKRFPQLGVVPAYVIGVGVRPEHAPEFARRP, from the coding sequence ATGACCGAACACACGACATGCGTGATCGCCGGCGGCGGTCCGGCCGGAATGGTGCTGGGCCTGCTTCTGGCGCGTGGCGGGGTCGACGTGACCGTGCTGGAGAAGCACGGCGACTTCCTCCGCGACTTCCGCGGCGACACCGTGCACCCGAGCACCCTGCGGCTCCTGGACGAACTCGGTCTGGGCGAGCGCTTCGCGGCCCTGCCGCACAGCAGGGTGGACGAGGTCGCCCTGCCCGACGTCCACGGGGACCGGGTGGTCTTCGCCGACCTCACACGGCTCCGGGCCCCCTACCCCTACATCGCGATGGTGCCGCAGTGGGACCTGCTCAACCTGTTGGCCGAGGCGGCCGAGCAGGAACCGCACTTCACCCTGCGGATGAACACCGAGGTCACCGGGCTGACCCGACGAGGCGGCGTGGTCACCGGCGTCCGATACCGGGACCGCGACGGCGGGGGAGGGGAGAAGGAGCTGCGCGCCGACCTGACCGTGGGGGCGGACGGGCGCGGGTCCACGGTGCGTGCCGCCTCCGGGCTGAGACCGCACGAGACGAAGGTGCCCTTCGACGCCTGGTGGCTGCGGCTGCCCCGGCGCCCCGACGACGGCATCGAGGCGCTCGGAGCCGGTGCCGCGCCCGGTCACATGGCCGTGGTCATCCCACGCGAGGGCTACTACCAGATCGCCTTCCTGATCCCCAAGGGGTCCGATGCCGAACGCAGGGCGCAAGGCGTCGGCCGGTTCCAGGAACGGCTGGCGGAGTGCCTTCCCGCGCTGGCCGACCGGGTCGACGCACTCACCTCGATGGACGACGTGAAGTTCCTCGACGTGCGCCTCGACCGGCTGTACCACTGGCACCTGCCGGGACTGTTGTGCATCGGCGACGCCGCGCACTCCATGTCTCCGGCGGGAGGCGTGGGCATCAACCTGGCCGTGCAGGACGCGGTCGCCGCGGCCGAGATCCTGGCCGCGCCGCTGCGCGGGGGACACCCCAGCGTTCGCGACCTGGCACGGGTGCGTCGGCGCCGCTGGCCGGCGACCGTCCTTGTGCAGGGCGTGCAGCGACTCATGCACCGGAACGTGATCGCACCCGTGCTGGAACGCAGGCGGACCGGGCCGCCCGAGGCGATGACCGCCCTGGTCAAGCGGTTCCCCCAGCTGGGTGTCGTGCCCGCCTACGTCATCGGTGTGGGCGTGCGCCCCGAGCACGCCCCGGAGTTCGCCAGGCGCCCGTGA
- the bla gene encoding class A beta-lactamase, with amino-acid sequence MPWSRRVPLAVLVPVVLAPLTGCPSPDRPAEPASPTPSAQATRPAEPPPPLRADTEFTRLEQEFDARLGVYALDTGTDQAVEFQADERFAYCSTFKVLAFGAVLDRTPVEELDRVVTFSEADLVFHSPITQEHVSSGMTLHEAGDAALRHSDNTASNLLLKELGGPEALDAALEEIGDDVTSVDRTAPEMAEAVPGDGRDTSTPRAMATSLREFALGDVLSEDERDILVGMMRANTTGEELIRAGVPEGWEVGDKTGACGYGTRHDIGVAWPPEGDPIVLAVMSGRDEAGAGYDDALVAQATRVAVEALAP; translated from the coding sequence ATGCCGTGGTCCCGGCGCGTTCCGTTGGCGGTACTGGTCCCGGTCGTGCTGGCGCCGCTCACCGGTTGCCCCTCCCCCGACCGACCAGCCGAACCCGCCTCCCCGACACCGTCCGCGCAGGCCACTCGGCCCGCCGAACCGCCCCCTCCTCTTCGGGCGGACACGGAGTTCACACGGTTGGAGCAGGAGTTCGACGCCCGGCTCGGCGTCTACGCGCTCGACACCGGCACGGACCAGGCGGTCGAGTTCCAGGCCGACGAGCGCTTCGCCTACTGCTCCACCTTCAAGGTCCTGGCCTTCGGCGCCGTGCTCGACCGGACACCCGTGGAGGAACTCGACCGGGTCGTCACCTTCTCCGAAGCAGACCTGGTCTTCCACTCCCCCATCACCCAGGAGCACGTGTCCAGTGGAATGACACTGCACGAGGCCGGCGACGCCGCGCTGCGTCACAGCGACAACACCGCCTCCAACCTGCTCCTCAAGGAACTCGGCGGCCCGGAGGCGCTGGACGCCGCCCTGGAGGAGATCGGCGACGACGTCACCAGCGTGGACCGGACCGCGCCGGAGATGGCGGAGGCGGTCCCCGGCGACGGACGTGACACCAGCACCCCGCGCGCGATGGCCACCAGCCTGCGGGAGTTCGCCCTGGGCGACGTCCTATCCGAGGACGAGCGCGACATCCTCGTCGGCATGATGCGCGCCAACACCACCGGGGAGGAGCTGATCCGCGCCGGAGTCCCCGAGGGCTGGGAGGTCGGGGACAAGACCGGCGCGTGCGGCTACGGCACCCGGCACGACATCGGTGTGGCGTGGCCGCCGGAGGGCGACCCGATCGTCCTGGCGGTCATGTCGGGCCGCGACGAGGCGGGCGCGGGGTACGACGACGCCCTCGTCGCGCAGGCCACGCGGGTGGCGGTCGAGGCTCTCGCCCCGTAG
- a CDS encoding MDR family MFS transporter, which translates to MRSLSGLLAVLGVTMLSGTIVSVALPQIVGSLNGTQSQYTWVVTATLLASTASTPIWGKLADLFDKKRLLQLSIVLFVVSSLLCGLAQSTEQLIAFRAVQGLGMGASQVLVQVIIASLVSPKERGKFNGYIGAIMAVATVGGPLIGGAITDISWLGWRWCFLIGVPFLVIAFIVIGRTLHLSDTRRPDTKVDYAGAVLIASGVSLLLLWVTFVGNDFDWISWQSGAMVGGTLVLLGLAVLVESRVSQPVIPLHLVVRRETATAILASAAVGMAMFGGAVFLGQYFQLARGYSPTQAGLLTAPLMLGVLVASTVSGRMVSRSGRVKSYVVTGMVSLTAGFLVLSTIDETTSLYFVAVGMVLMGAGVGMSMQNLVLVVQNTVPLSELGAASGSITFFRSLGGTMGVSILGAVLANRVSTGITDGLADAGIDASASAGSGMLNLDAMPPFVRGTVESAYGSATGDIFLLATGIAVVGLVVALFLPRVRLRESLDLPGHERPAEPAATADANGTAGPAETTAPTAKPGTTGAPGTQLPPGTD; encoded by the coding sequence ATGCGCTCGCTGAGCGGGCTGCTCGCCGTGCTGGGCGTGACGATGCTCAGCGGGACGATCGTGTCGGTCGCGCTCCCCCAGATCGTGGGGTCCCTCAACGGCACGCAGTCGCAGTACACGTGGGTGGTGACCGCGACGCTGCTGGCGTCGACGGCCTCCACGCCGATCTGGGGCAAGCTGGCCGACCTGTTCGACAAGAAGCGGCTGCTCCAGCTGTCGATCGTCCTCTTCGTCGTCTCCTCGCTGCTGTGCGGCCTGGCGCAGTCGACCGAGCAGCTCATCGCCTTCCGCGCGGTGCAGGGGCTGGGCATGGGCGCGTCCCAGGTCCTGGTACAGGTGATCATCGCCTCGCTGGTCAGCCCGAAGGAGCGCGGCAAGTTCAACGGCTACATCGGCGCGATCATGGCGGTGGCCACAGTGGGCGGCCCGCTCATCGGCGGCGCCATCACCGACATCTCCTGGCTGGGCTGGCGCTGGTGCTTCCTCATCGGCGTGCCGTTCCTGGTCATCGCGTTCATCGTGATCGGCCGCACCCTGCACCTGTCCGACACCCGCCGCCCGGACACCAAGGTGGACTACGCGGGAGCGGTGCTCATCGCCTCCGGCGTCAGCCTGCTCCTGCTGTGGGTGACCTTCGTCGGCAACGACTTCGACTGGATCTCCTGGCAGTCCGGCGCCATGGTCGGGGGCACACTGGTCCTGCTCGGCCTGGCCGTGCTCGTGGAGTCCCGGGTGTCGCAGCCGGTCATCCCGCTGCACCTGGTCGTGCGGCGCGAGACGGCGACGGCCATCCTGGCCAGCGCGGCGGTCGGTATGGCGATGTTCGGCGGCGCGGTGTTCCTGGGCCAGTACTTCCAGCTCGCCCGCGGCTACTCCCCGACCCAGGCCGGGCTCCTGACCGCCCCGCTGATGCTGGGCGTCCTGGTCGCCTCCACCGTCTCGGGACGCATGGTCTCGCGCTCGGGCCGGGTCAAGTCCTACGTGGTGACCGGCATGGTCTCCCTGACCGCGGGCTTCCTGGTCCTGTCCACCATCGACGAGACCACCTCGCTGTACTTCGTGGCCGTGGGCATGGTGCTGATGGGCGCCGGGGTGGGCATGTCGATGCAGAACCTGGTGCTGGTCGTGCAGAACACCGTCCCGCTGAGCGAGCTCGGGGCGGCCAGCGGGTCCATCACCTTCTTCCGCTCCCTGGGCGGCACCATGGGCGTCTCCATCCTGGGCGCCGTGCTGGCCAACCGGGTCAGCACCGGCATCACCGACGGCCTGGCCGACGCGGGGATCGACGCCTCCGCCTCCGCCGGCAGCGGAATGCTGAACCTGGACGCCATGCCGCCGTTCGTCCGGGGGACCGTGGAGTCCGCCTACGGCTCCGCGACCGGCGACATCTTCCTGCTCGCCACGGGCATCGCGGTGGTCGGCCTCGTCGTCGCCCTGTTCCTGCCCCGGGTGCGGCTGCGCGAGAGCCTGGACCTGCCGGGCCACGAGCGGCCCGCGGAACCGGCCGCCACGGCGGACGCGAACGGCACGGCGGGACCGGCCGAAACGACCGCGCCGACCGCAAAGCCGGGAACGACCGGAGCACCCGGAACGCAGCTCCCGCCCGGCACGGACTGA
- a CDS encoding SRPBCC domain-containing protein, translating to MSEDRVERDTLIAAPLERVWPLVAQPGFWVSDPEVAADPAAREGETFVARSAEYGEFPVRVEKVDPPAYLAYRWASAFPGEELRADNSTLVEFTLTAEGDQTRLRVVESGFASLAGTQELRDQAVKDNTVGWPDAFERFRKRAEQTAR from the coding sequence ATGAGTGAGGACCGAGTCGAGCGCGACACCCTGATCGCGGCGCCGCTGGAGCGCGTGTGGCCGCTGGTGGCCCAGCCGGGGTTCTGGGTCAGCGACCCGGAGGTCGCGGCCGACCCCGCGGCCAGGGAGGGCGAGACCTTCGTGGCCCGCAGCGCCGAGTACGGCGAGTTTCCGGTCCGGGTGGAGAAGGTCGACCCGCCCGCCTACCTGGCCTACCGCTGGGCCAGCGCCTTTCCGGGCGAGGAGCTGCGCGCGGACAACAGCACGCTCGTGGAGTTCACGCTGACCGCCGAGGGCGACCAGACACGGCTGCGCGTGGTCGAGAGCGGCTTCGCCTCGCTGGCCGGAACCCAGGAACTGCGCGACCAGGCCGTGAAGGACAACACCGTGGGCTGGCCCGACGCGTTCGAGAGGTTCAGGAAGCGCGCCGAGCAGACTGCGCGGTGA